The following proteins come from a genomic window of Streptococcus oralis:
- a CDS encoding DUF3042 family protein — protein MAKGFAKGLVTGVAGTVAAVAGAVYAFKKKVIEPEEQKAAFIEENRKKAARRRVSH, from the coding sequence ATGGCTAAAGGATTCGCTAAAGGTCTTGTAACAGGTGTCGCAGGAACTGTCGCTGCCGTTGCAGGAGCAGTATACGCATTTAAAAAGAAAGTGATTGAGCCAGAAGAGCAAAAAGCAGCTTTCATCGAAGAAAACCGTAAAAAAGCAGCTCGCCGTCGCGTATCACATTAA
- the rnz gene encoding ribonuclease Z, with protein MDIQFLGTGAGQPSKARNVSSLALKLLDEINEVWLFDCGEGTQNRILETTIRPRKISKIFITHLHGDHIFGLPGFLSSRAFQANEEQTDLDIYGPQGIKSFVLTSLRVSGSRLPYRIHFHEFDQDSLGKILETDKFTVYAEELDHTIFCVGYRVMQKDLEGTLDAEKLKAAGVPFGPLFGKIKNGQDVVLDDGTEIKAADYISAPRPGKIITILGDTRKTNASVRLAVNADVLVHESTYGKGDEKIARNHGHSTNMQAAQVATEAGVKRLLLNHISARFLSKDISQLKKDAATVFENVHVVKDLEEVEI; from the coding sequence ATGGATATTCAATTTTTAGGAACAGGGGCTGGTCAGCCCTCTAAAGCCCGCAACGTCTCTAGTCTCGCCTTGAAACTTTTGGACGAGATTAACGAAGTCTGGCTCTTTGACTGTGGAGAAGGAACGCAAAATCGCATTCTGGAAACCACGATTCGACCACGTAAGATCAGCAAAATCTTTATCACTCACTTGCATGGAGACCATATCTTTGGCTTGCCAGGATTCCTTTCTAGTCGTGCCTTTCAGGCCAATGAAGAGCAGACAGATTTGGACATTTATGGACCACAAGGGATCAAGTCATTTGTCTTAACCAGTCTACGTGTGTCGGGTTCTCGTCTGCCTTATCGCATTCATTTTCATGAGTTTGACCAAGATTCTCTAGGAAAAATCCTTGAGACCGATAAATTCACTGTGTATGCAGAGGAGCTGGACCACACTATTTTTTGCGTTGGTTATCGTGTCATGCAAAAGGACTTAGAAGGAACCTTGGATGCTGAAAAACTCAAGGCTGCTGGTGTCCCATTTGGCCCGCTTTTTGGAAAAATCAAAAACGGTCAGGATGTTGTTCTGGATGATGGGACTGAAATCAAGGCAGCTGACTATATCTCAGCTCCCCGTCCAGGTAAAATTATCACTATTCTGGGTGACACCCGAAAAACCAATGCTAGTGTGCGTCTGGCTGTTAATGCCGATGTTCTGGTCCATGAGTCCACTTATGGCAAGGGTGATGAAAAAATTGCCCGTAATCACGGTCACTCAACCAATATGCAAGCTGCACAAGTAGCGACAGAAGCAGGAGTAAAACGCCTTTTGCTCAACCATATCAGTGCCCGCTTCCTCTCAAAAGATATTAGTCAACTTAAGAAAGATGCTGCAACTGTTTTTGAAAATGTCCATGTGGTCAAAGACTTGGAAGAAGTTGAAATCTAA
- a CDS encoding GTP pyrophosphokinase, with product MNTSKQPMLELALSIAMEAHRGQFDKAGIDYIEHPIYVASQVDSEEEKAVALQHDVIEDSPFTAKELLLAGLPETVVTAVQVLTKKKEQDYQIYLDTVKSNPLARVVKLADLKHNSDLSRLETITDKDLKRLEKYKKAINYLSM from the coding sequence ATGAACACATCAAAACAACCCATGCTTGAATTAGCATTATCTATCGCTATGGAAGCTCATAGAGGGCAATTTGATAAGGCAGGGATAGATTATATAGAACATCCAATCTATGTAGCAAGCCAAGTTGATTCTGAAGAAGAGAAAGCAGTGGCTCTGCAACATGATGTCATTGAGGACAGTCCTTTTACAGCTAAAGAACTATTACTAGCTGGTTTACCAGAAACAGTAGTTACTGCCGTTCAGGTTTTGACAAAGAAAAAGGAGCAAGATTATCAAATATATCTGGATACTGTAAAATCTAATCCCCTAGCACGCGTTGTCAAATTAGCAGATTTAAAACATAATTCAGATTTATCGAGACTTGAGACTATTACTGACAAGGATTTGAAACGATTAGAAAAATATAAAAAGGCCATTAATTATCTGAGTATGTAG
- the hflX gene encoding GTPase HflX, with protein sequence MIETEKKEERVLLIGVELQGMDNFDLSMEELASLAKTAGAVVVDSYRQKREKYDSKTFVGSGKLEEIARMVDAEEITTVIVNNRLTPRQNVNLEEVLGVKVIDRMQLILDIFAMRARSHEGKLQVHLAQLKYLLPRLVGQGIMLSRQAGGIGSRGPGESQLELNRRSVRNQITDIERQLKVVEKNRATVREKRLESSTFKIGLIGYTNAGKSTIMNTLTSKTQYEADELFATLDATTKSIHLGGNLQVTLTDTVGFIQDLPTELVSSFKSTLEESKHVDLLVHVIDASNPYHEEHEKTVLSIMKDLDMEDIPRLTLYNKADLVEDFTPTQTPYALISAKSEDSREQLQALFLEKIKEIFEVFTLRVPFSKSYKIHDLESVAILEDRDYQDDGEVITGYISEKNKWRLEEFYD encoded by the coding sequence ATGATTGAAACGGAGAAAAAAGAGGAACGAGTCCTACTCATTGGTGTGGAATTACAGGGCATGGACAATTTTGACCTTTCTATGGAAGAATTGGCTAGTCTGGCTAAGACAGCTGGGGCAGTCGTTGTAGATAGCTACAGGCAAAAACGGGAAAAGTATGACTCCAAGACTTTCGTCGGTTCTGGTAAGTTGGAAGAGATTGCGCGGATGGTGGATGCAGAAGAAATTACCACTGTCATTGTCAACAACCGTCTGACACCACGGCAAAATGTCAATCTAGAGGAAGTTCTGGGTGTTAAAGTTATTGACCGTATGCAGTTGATTTTGGATATCTTTGCCATGCGAGCTCGAAGCCACGAAGGGAAACTCCAAGTTCACCTAGCTCAACTCAAGTATCTCTTGCCTCGCTTGGTTGGTCAGGGGATTATGCTCAGCCGTCAGGCAGGGGGAATTGGTTCCCGTGGACCTGGTGAAAGCCAGCTGGAGCTGAATCGTCGTAGTGTTCGCAACCAAATCACAGACATCGAGCGTCAGCTCAAGGTGGTTGAGAAAAATCGAGCAACGGTCAGAGAAAAACGTCTGGAGTCGAGCACCTTTAAGATTGGCTTGATTGGCTACACCAATGCTGGGAAGTCAACCATCATGAACACCTTGACCAGTAAGACCCAATATGAGGCTGACGAGCTCTTTGCGACTCTGGATGCGACAACTAAAAGTATCCATCTGGGGGGCAATCTACAGGTAACCTTGACTGATACCGTCGGCTTTATCCAAGATTTACCGACTGAATTGGTGTCCAGTTTCAAGTCGACTTTGGAAGAAAGCAAGCATGTTGACCTTCTGGTTCATGTCATTGATGCCAGCAATCCTTATCACGAGGAGCATGAAAAAACGGTTCTGTCTATCATGAAAGACTTGGATATGGAGGATATTCCTCGTCTGACCCTTTATAATAAAGCGGATTTGGTGGAGGATTTCACGCCTACCCAAACGCCGTATGCCCTCATTTCTGCCAAGTCTGAGGATAGTCGTGAGCAGTTGCAAGCATTGTTTTTAGAGAAAATCAAGGAGATTTTTGAAGTCTTTACCCTGCGCGTGCCCTTTTCTAAGTCCTACAAGATTCATGATTTGGAAAGTGTAGCGATTCTTGAAGATCGTGACTACCAAGATGATGGAGAAGTGATTACAGGCTACATTTCCGAGAAAAATAAATGGAGGTTAGAGGAATTTTATGACTGA
- a CDS encoding SDR family NAD(P)-dependent oxidoreductase, which translates to MRTILITGASGGLAQEMVKLLPNDQLILLGRNKEKLAQLYGNHSNVELIEIDIIDDSALEALVANLYLRYGKIDVLINNAGYGIFEDFDRISNQNIHQMFEVNTFSLMNLSRRLGARMKERGEGHIINIVSMAGLIATSKSSLYSATKFAAIGFSNALRLELMPDGVYLTTVNPGPIRTAFFDQADPDGTYLKSVDRFLLEPDAVARKIVKTIGKNKRELNLPLLLNLAHKFYSLFPKLSDKLAGGVFNYK; encoded by the coding sequence ATGCGAACAATTCTCATTACAGGTGCTAGCGGTGGCTTAGCCCAAGAAATGGTCAAACTCTTGCCAAATGACCAACTCATCTTACTAGGTAGAAACAAGGAAAAACTAGCCCAACTATATGGAAATCATTCTAATGTGGAATTGATTGAAATCGATATTATTGATGACTCAGCCCTAGAAGCTCTGGTAGCTAACCTCTATCTCCGTTATGGAAAGATTGATGTTTTGATCAACAACGCTGGATATGGAATATTTGAAGATTTCGACCGGATTTCTAATCAAAACATTCACCAGATGTTTGAGGTCAATACCTTTTCCCTGATGAACCTTTCTCGTCGTCTTGGAGCTCGCATGAAGGAGAGAGGAGAAGGGCATATCATCAATATCGTCAGTATGGCAGGTTTGATAGCGACTAGCAAATCCAGTCTTTACTCAGCGACCAAGTTTGCTGCTATTGGATTTTCAAACGCTCTGCGCCTCGAACTGATGCCCGATGGTGTCTATCTAACGACGGTTAATCCAGGACCAATTCGTACTGCCTTTTTTGATCAGGCTGACCCAGATGGGACCTACCTCAAGTCGGTTGACCGCTTTCTCTTAGAACCAGATGCAGTCGCTAGAAAGATTGTCAAAACCATAGGAAAAAACAAACGAGAACTCAATCTTCCTCTTTTGCTCAATTTAGCCCACAAATTTTATAGCCTCTTTCCTAAACTATCTGATAAGTTGGCAGGGGGAGTCTTTAATTATAAGTAA
- the miaA gene encoding tRNA (adenosine(37)-N6)-dimethylallyltransferase MiaA, with amino-acid sequence MKTKIIVIVGPTAVGKTALAIEVAKRFGGEVVSGDSQQVYRGLDIGTAKASPEEQAVVPHHLIDVREVTESYSAFDFVSEAKKAIEDIHNRGKLAIIAGGTGLYIQSLLEGYHLGGETPHEEILAYRASLGPYSDEELAHLVKQAGLEIPQFNRRRAMRALEIAHFGQDLENQESPYEPLIICLDDERSQLYERINRRVDLMFEAGLLDEAKWLFDHYPDVQAAKGIGYKELFPYFRGEQTFEEASESLKRATRRFAKRQLTWFRNRMQVIFYQIGEPGVQDRILSQIEEFLDD; translated from the coding sequence ATGAAAACAAAAATAATTGTGATTGTTGGACCGACTGCTGTTGGGAAGACAGCCCTTGCTATTGAAGTAGCCAAGCGCTTTGGTGGAGAGGTAGTCAGCGGTGACAGTCAGCAAGTTTACAGAGGGTTGGATATTGGGACGGCCAAGGCCAGCCCAGAGGAGCAAGCTGTTGTTCCTCATCATTTGATTGATGTCAGAGAGGTGACCGAGTCTTACTCGGCTTTTGATTTTGTTTCAGAAGCTAAGAAGGCTATTGAGGATATTCATAACCGTGGTAAGCTAGCGATTATCGCGGGTGGTACAGGGCTTTATATCCAGAGCTTGTTGGAAGGATACCATCTAGGTGGAGAAACACCTCATGAGGAGATTTTAGCTTATCGGGCTAGCTTGGGCCCTTATTCAGATGAGGAATTAGCCCATCTCGTGAAGCAAGCAGGCCTTGAAATTCCCCAGTTTAACCGTCGTCGTGCCATGCGTGCCTTGGAAATTGCCCATTTTGGTCAGGATTTGGAAAATCAGGAAAGTCCTTATGAACCACTGATTATCTGCTTGGATGATGAACGCAGTCAGCTTTATGAGCGTATCAATCGCCGAGTAGATCTGATGTTTGAGGCTGGTCTTTTGGATGAGGCCAAGTGGCTCTTTGATCATTACCCGGATGTGCAGGCTGCCAAAGGTATTGGCTACAAGGAACTCTTTCCTTATTTCCGTGGGGAGCAAACTTTTGAGGAAGCGAGCGAGAGTCTCAAGCGGGCGACGCGTCGTTTTGCCAAGCGTCAGTTGACCTGGTTCCGTAATCGCATGCAGGTCATCTTTTATCAGATAGGAGAGCCTGGAGTTCAAGACCGCATTTTAAGCCAGATAGAGGAGTTTTTAGATGATTGA
- a CDS encoding cystathionine beta-lyase: MTDIKTLALKYGGYTSLDKVYLDQLLAGKTEQEQLALITPPPSVVNAYFAELYQKKSPEAATDYFAELSHELNLYNAEPSFTFENKPFIRLNLSGKSFGFCYESEGLGRIFSENEEVISDDLLFEIAQIFPHQLIFEESGKIYMKPVGDEEVVSVESLTALTDLESLVDGRKCLKGYSQEDLLQKAAAFSGKRYFRSENRTAMLYID, translated from the coding sequence ATGACTGATATTAAAACCTTGGCTCTAAAGTATGGGGGTTATACAAGTCTGGATAAGGTCTATCTAGATCAACTTCTAGCTGGCAAAACAGAGCAAGAGCAGTTGGCTCTCATCACCCCTCCGCCGAGTGTCGTTAACGCCTACTTTGCTGAACTCTACCAGAAAAAGAGTCCTGAAGCTGCGACGGATTATTTTGCAGAACTCAGTCATGAACTGAACCTCTACAATGCTGAGCCAAGTTTCACCTTTGAAAATAAGCCTTTTATTCGTCTTAATTTATCTGGCAAATCTTTTGGATTTTGCTATGAGAGTGAGGGCCTAGGTCGAATTTTCTCTGAAAATGAAGAGGTAATTTCGGATGACTTACTTTTTGAGATTGCACAAATTTTCCCCCATCAACTCATCTTTGAAGAGTCTGGAAAGATTTACATGAAGCCTGTCGGGGATGAGGAAGTTGTTAGTGTGGAAAGTCTCACAGCTTTGACTGATTTGGAAAGCTTGGTTGATGGTCGCAAATGTCTCAAAGGCTACAGCCAAGAGGATTTATTGCAAAAAGCTGCTGCTTTTTCTGGAAAGCGCTATTTCCGATCGGAAAACCGCACAGCTATGTTATATATTGATTAA
- a CDS encoding thymidylate synthase, producing MTKADKIFKENIERILKDGVFSEQARPKYKDGTVANSKYITGAFAEYDLAKGEFPITTLRPIAIKSAIKEVLWIYQDQSNSLEVLNDKYNVHYWNDWEVGDTGTIGERYGAVVKKHDIINKILKQLEANPWNRRNIISLWDYQAFEETDGLLPCAFQTMFDVRRVDGEIYLDATLTQRSNDMLVAHHINAMQYVALQMMIAKHFGWKVGKFFYFINNLHIYDNQFEQAEELLRREPSNCQPRLVLNVPDKTNFFDIKAEDFELVDYDPVKPQLKFDLAI from the coding sequence ATGACAAAAGCAGATAAGATTTTTAAAGAGAATATTGAACGAATCCTCAAAGACGGTGTCTTTTCTGAACAAGCACGTCCTAAGTACAAGGATGGAACTGTTGCCAACTCCAAGTACATAACGGGTGCCTTTGCGGAGTATGACTTGGCTAAGGGTGAATTTCCCATCACAACCCTACGACCAATCGCTATCAAATCCGCTATTAAGGAAGTGCTTTGGATTTACCAAGACCAGTCTAATAGCTTAGAAGTTCTCAATGATAAGTACAATGTTCACTACTGGAATGACTGGGAAGTGGGAGATACGGGAACCATCGGTGAGCGCTACGGTGCGGTCGTTAAGAAGCACGACATTATTAACAAGATTCTCAAACAGTTGGAAGCCAACCCTTGGAACCGTCGCAATATCATTTCTCTCTGGGATTACCAGGCTTTTGAGGAGACAGACGGCCTTCTTCCATGCGCCTTTCAGACTATGTTTGATGTCCGTCGAGTAGATGGGGAAATCTATCTGGATGCGACCTTGACCCAGCGTTCTAATGACATGCTGGTGGCCCACCACATTAATGCTATGCAGTATGTGGCTCTTCAGATGATGATTGCCAAGCATTTTGGATGGAAGGTTGGGAAGTTTTTCTATTTTATCAACAACCTTCATATCTATGATAATCAGTTTGAACAAGCAGAGGAATTGCTCCGTCGTGAGCCGTCAAACTGCCAACCACGTTTGGTCTTGAATGTACCAGACAAGACTAATTTCTTTGATATCAAAGCCGAAGACTTTGAGTTGGTCGACTACGATCCAGTCAAGCCGCAACTGAAGTTTGATTTGGCTATTTAA